The nucleotide window GGTGATTCGCGGCTCCAGCGATGGGTTCTGGGACGGGCAACCGGCCCCCGGACAACATTGGACCTCTCCTCAGACCCACATCTGGTACTCAGCCCGCTTCAAAGAAATGCTGGGCTACGCCGACCAAGACTTTCCCGACATCCTGGACAGTTGGGCGAGCAAGCTTCATCCGGAGGACCGCGGCCGCGTCTTTGCCGCCCTCGCCGCGCACATCGACCGGCGCGTGCCATACGACATCGAATACCGGCTGCAGACGAAACACGACGGCTACCATTGGTTTCGCGCCCGAGGCCAGGCCCTGTGGGACGAGAGCGGAACCGTGGTGCGCATGGCGGGGTCCCTCCAGTCCATCATGGATCGCCGGCGAACAGAAGAGACCATCCGCCGCAATGAACAATTGCTGCGAAGCGTGGCCGACAACACCACTGCGGTGATCTATATCAAGGATCCAGCCGGCCGGTATCTCCTGATCAATCGCCGGTTCGAGCAGATTTTCAACCTGACCACGGAACAGATCATCGGGCGAAGCGACCACGAGATCTTCCCGCGCGACGTCGCCGACGCCTTCCGCAAGAACGACCTCGAAGTGCTCAACCGGAACACCACGATCGAGTATGAAGAAATCGCCCCCCATATCGACGGCCCCCGCACCTACATTTCCATCAAGCTGCCGCTTCACGACCAGGGGGGCATTCCCTACGCTATGTGCGGCATCTCGACCGACATTACCGACCGCAAGCGGATGGAAGAGACCCTGAAAGGCCAGGATGTCCTGCTGCGGCTCGCCCTGCAGGCCATCGACATCGGTGTCTGGAACTGGGATCTGGTGACCGGGCGGATCTGCTGGTCGCCGCACATCAACCGTTTTTTCAACGGCGTAACCGAAGCCACCATGCTCACGACGCGCGACTGGCTGGCGCTGGTCTTTTCGGAGGATCGAGCGGCGTTCGCCACCGCGCTCTCCGCAGTCACGGACCAACAGCGCGACGACCTCGTGCTGGAACATCGCATCAGGAAACAGCATGGCGGCACCCAGCGCATCGTCTGGACCGGCCGGATCGTCCGGGATCAAGACCGGAGACCGATCCATGTGCTGGGTACGATGGGTGGCATCGCCGACACGGAGGGGCAGGAGAACAAATCGAATCCGGGATCGACAGCACGATAGCGACAGCCGTCGCATAAAGGGTCAGCCATCGATGAGATCGCAGGATGCCAACATCGAACGCGTCGCTCCGCCTCCCGCCCGTTCCGGCATCCGAGCCGTCCGGTCGGTCTTCATCCGCGCGGGACTGCTTCTCACACTCATCGCTCCGGTCTGGTCGATCCGGCCCGCCGACGCGCAGGCGCCGGACATCGCCATCCTGAAATCCTCCAGCATCGCCGCCTACGACCAGGCTATCGAGGGATTCAAAGCCACCGCCCCGTCCAATGCCGTCTACGTGGAATTCGATCTGCAGGGAGATCTTGACCTGGGACGGAAGCTCGCGCGCAAAATCCGCGCATCCGAGGCCTCCCTGGTCGTGGCCGTCGGACTGAAGGCCGCTCAGGCGGCCAAGATGGAAATTCTCGATACGCCGATCGTCTATATGATGGTACTGGATCCCCAGCGCCACAATCTGGTCTCCCCGAACCTCACGGGCACCCTGCTGGAGATCCCCGTTGAACGCCAATTGAAACTCATCCGAACCTTCCTGCCCGGCAGGCGGAAATTCGGCACGCTCTACGATCCGCGCAAGAGCACCGGCAAAATTCGGGAGGCCGAACAGCAGGCCGCCGCCCTCTCCGTCGAACTCAAGAGCCTGCCGGTCGAAAGCGAAAGGGACGTGCCGCAACAACTGCGCACGCTGTTGACCTTCAATGAGACCCTGTGGCTGATGCCGGACTCGACCGTCCTGACGAACGAGTCGATCGGCTTCATCCTTGAATCGGCCCAGGCGCGGGGCATCCCGGTGATCGGATTCTCACCCGAGCTGACCAGGCTCGGCGCCCTGCTGAGTTTCTCGGTGACCTACGGAGAAGTGGGGCGCGAGACAGGCCTACTCGCGAGACGGATCCTGGACGGCGACAAACGGCTCCCCCTGAAGCCGATCCCCATCGAGCGGCTCAAGATTACCGTGAACATGAAGATCGCCCGATTCCTCGGGATTGAATTTCCCCGGGATGTCAGTCACCTTATAGACGAAGCCTATTGAGGACCCATGCGATGAGCACGCCTCAATCGCCACAGGCCGCCGGAACTTCGGTCCAGCCGTCCGCCTCCAGATTCGTCAGCCTACGCACCAAATTTGTCGCCTTCTTCAGCCTGATTCTGATCGTCGCCTGTTCGACGCTGACCTGGTACTTCATCGAAACCAGACGGGCGGCGATGATCCAAGACCTCCAGCAGCTCGGCACCATTCTCCTCACCAGCGTGGTGAACAACGGACAATTCCGCTACGGCGGCTTGATCGCGGAAGATCGCGCGACGCTCCGGCAATTCACCGAAAGCCTCATGGCGGTCGAGGACGTCGTCTACGTCGTCATCCGCGGGGCGGATCATATGATCCTGGCCCAGCAAAACAAGCTGGTGAAAGAATCATCCGGCAGTCTCACCTTTTCGCAGGAGCGCCGGTTGTACCCGGACGAGCAGCTCGCGCTGGAGGTCGCACAAACACCCATCACGGTTCCCCGTATGACTCCCGTGTCGTTGTCCAAGGAGCACATGACCCTCCTCCCCTCTTCAGCCGAGGAGGAACGGTCCTGGCTCCTTTCCCCCTTCGAGCAGCATCTCTACGACTTCGCCCTGCCGGTGTTCCGCCGGCCGGTCTCCGATCCGTCCTTGTCGCCTCTGCCGCACCAATTCGAGGAGACTCAGTCCCGCGGCAAAGACCGGGCCAAACCCGCCTATCTCGGCATGGTGCAGATCGGCGTGAGCGACGCCCAAGTTCGGACCGCCGTAGCCGGCATGGTCAGGAACGTCCTGCTCCTGACCGCGGCATTGATCGGAGGCGGCATTCTTGGGGCTCACCTCCTGGCCCGGCGCGTGACGACTCCGCTGAGAAGTCTGGCCGGAGTCGCCCGCCAGCTCACGGAGGGTCGCTCCCCCTCGACGCTCGTCCCCTCGACCAACGACGAGGTCGGTCAATTGACACAGACGTTCAACTTGATGACGCGGGCGCTCTACGAACGCAATCTCGCGATCACCGCGAACATGGACACGATTCGGCGTCAGATCAGCCAGCTGACGACCGTGCACCAGACCAGCGCGGCGATCGCCAGCACGCTGGAGATGCACGCGTTACTGGATACCGTGCTGCAGCTGCTCATCTCGAACCTCAAGTTCTCCAGAATGGTCCTGATGCTCCGGCACGAAGACCGCGACACGGCCTATGTTGCGCAGGTAGCCGGCGTGACGGACGAAATCGCCGAAGCGGCCAGATACCTCACGGTGCCGATCAGGGAAGACGGGACGTTGATGGCCGAGCTGATGCTGCATGCCAAACCGGTGCTCGTCCACGATATCGCGACGGTGCGCGAGCGCATGCATCCGTCGATCCTGGAACTCGCCAACCGGGTCGATGTCACCTCCTTCGCCCTCGTGCCGCTCCAGAGCCACAACCAGACGCTCGGATTTCTCGGCGGAGACCGCGGCTCTCAACCCTGCTCCCAGGAAGACCTCGAGATCCTCCTGACGATCGCCGGCCATGTGGCCTCCGCCATCGACAACGCGAGAACCTATGCGCACCTGGCGCAGCTGACTCAGCATCTGGAATACCGGATCGAAGCCCGCACGAAAGAACTCTCCGCCGCCAACCGGCTCCTCCAGGAGCACGACCATCGCCGGTCGGTGTTCTTCTCGGTCGCCTCGCACGAATTGCGGACTCCCATGACGGCCATCCGCAGTTTCGCCGACAACATGCTCGACGGCGTCACGGGTCCCCTGACGGATCGACAAACGACCTACTTGAACCGCATCGGCCACAATCTCGACCGGTTGACCCGCATCATCAATCAGTTGCTGAACTGGTCGCGACTCGACCTGAACCGGGAAGTGCTGAACATGGAGCCTCTCTGCGTGCGAGAGATCGCCGATCTGGTGGTCGAGAGTCTCCGGACCGTCGCAGCGGAAAAGGCGATTACGATGGGCCTGACGTTCACCGAGAACTTGCCGAAGGTGCAGGGGGACCGGGACAAGGTCGAACAGATCTTCTGGAATCTGATCGGGAACGCAATCAAATTCACGCCGCGCGACGGGACGGTGACCGTGAGCATCACGCAGGCGGATCGCGGAGACGTTCGGATCTGTGTCGCCGACACCGGTTGCGGCATCGAGCCGG belongs to Nitrospira sp. and includes:
- a CDS encoding ABC transporter substrate-binding protein, with amino-acid sequence MRSQDANIERVAPPPARSGIRAVRSVFIRAGLLLTLIAPVWSIRPADAQAPDIAILKSSSIAAYDQAIEGFKATAPSNAVYVEFDLQGDLDLGRKLARKIRASEASLVVAVGLKAAQAAKMEILDTPIVYMMVLDPQRHNLVSPNLTGTLLEIPVERQLKLIRTFLPGRRKFGTLYDPRKSTGKIREAEQQAAALSVELKSLPVESERDVPQQLRTLLTFNETLWLMPDSTVLTNESIGFILESAQARGIPVIGFSPELTRLGALLSFSVTYGEVGRETGLLARRILDGDKRLPLKPIPIERLKITVNMKIARFLGIEFPRDVSHLIDEAY
- a CDS encoding ATP-binding protein — protein: MSTPQSPQAAGTSVQPSASRFVSLRTKFVAFFSLILIVACSTLTWYFIETRRAAMIQDLQQLGTILLTSVVNNGQFRYGGLIAEDRATLRQFTESLMAVEDVVYVVIRGADHMILAQQNKLVKESSGSLTFSQERRLYPDEQLALEVAQTPITVPRMTPVSLSKEHMTLLPSSAEEERSWLLSPFEQHLYDFALPVFRRPVSDPSLSPLPHQFEETQSRGKDRAKPAYLGMVQIGVSDAQVRTAVAGMVRNVLLLTAALIGGGILGAHLLARRVTTPLRSLAGVARQLTEGRSPSTLVPSTNDEVGQLTQTFNLMTRALYERNLAITANMDTIRRQISQLTTVHQTSAAIASTLEMHALLDTVLQLLISNLKFSRMVLMLRHEDRDTAYVAQVAGVTDEIAEAARYLTVPIREDGTLMAELMLHAKPVLVHDIATVRERMHPSILELANRVDVTSFALVPLQSHNQTLGFLGGDRGSQPCSQEDLEILLTIAGHVASAIDNARTYAHLAQLTQHLEYRIEARTKELSAANRLLQEHDHRRSVFFSVASHELRTPMTAIRSFADNMLDGVTGPLTDRQTTYLNRIGHNLDRLTRIINQLLNWSRLDLNREVLNMEPLCVREIADLVVESLRTVAAEKAITMGLTFTENLPKVQGDRDKVEQIFWNLIGNAIKFTPRDGTVTVSITQADRGDVRICVADTGCGIEPEHLQRVFEEFSRVPSSIPSSQGAQLGLFITKNLVAMHGGTIWVESTPGLGTRFYIALPAMAPEPQPPEA